In Grus americana isolate bGruAme1 chromosome 28, bGruAme1.mat, whole genome shotgun sequence, a single window of DNA contains:
- the GPX4 gene encoding phospholipid hydroperoxide glutathione peroxidase, translated as MGWGRALLCGAAAAARGPVRSMCAQAEDWRSAKAIYDFHARDIDGNDVSLEKYRGYVCIITNVASKUGKTAVNYTQLVDLHARYAERGLRILGFPCNQFGKQEPGDNAQIKAFAENYGVKFDMYSKIDVNGDDAHPLWKWMKDQPKGRGTLGNAIKWNFTKFLINREGQVVKRYSPMEDPYVIEKDLPAYL; from the exons ATGGGATGGGGTCGGGCGCTGCTGTgcggggcggcggcagcagcgcggggccCGGTGCGGAGCATG TGTGCCCAGGCGGAGGACTGGCGCTCGGCCAAGGCCATCTATGACTTCCACGCCCGAGATATCGACGGCAACGACGTGTCCCTGGAGAAGTACCG GGGCTACGTCTGCATCATCACCAACGTGGCctcaaaatgaggaaaaaccgCTGTAAACTACACTCAGCTTGTTGACTTGCACGCCCGATACGCTGAGAGGGGTTTACGCATCCTGGGCTTTCCCTGCAACCAGTTTGGAAAACAG GAGCCCGGGGACAACGCTCAGATTAAGGCATTTGCCGAAAACTATGGTGTGAAGTTTGATATGTACAGTAAGATCGACGTCAACGGGGACGATGCCCACCCGCTCTGGAAGTGGATGAAGGACCAGCCCAAGGGAAGAGGCACCCTGGGCAA CGCAATAAAATGGAACTTCACTAAG TTCCTTATTAACCGGGAGGGGCAAGTGGTGAAGAGGTACAGTCCGATGGAGGATCCCTAC GTGATTGAGAAGGACCTGCCTGCCTACCTGTAG
- the POLR2E gene encoding DNA-directed RNA polymerases I, II, and III subunit RPABC1 encodes MDDEEETYRLWKIRKTIMQLCHDRGYLVTQDELDQTLEEFKAQFGDKPSEGRPRRTDLTVLVAHNDDPTDQMFVFFPEEPKVGIKTIKMYCQRMQEENITRALIVVQQGMTPSAKQSLVDMAPKYILEQFLQQELLINITEHELVPEHVVMTKEEVTELLARYKLRENQLPRIQAGDPVARYFGIKRGQVVKIIRPSETAGRYITYRLVQ; translated from the exons ATGGACGACGAGGAGGAGACGTACCGGCTGTGGAAGATCCGTAAGACCATCATGCAG CTCTGCCACGACCGGGGCTACCTGGTGACCCAGGACGAGCTGGACCAGACGCTGGAGGAGTTCAAGGCGCAGTTCGGTGACAAGCCTAGCGAGGGCCGGCCCCGACGCACCGACCTGACGGTGCTGGTGGCTCACAACGACGACCCCACCGACCAGATGTTCGTCTTCTTCCCGG AGGAGCCCAAGGTCGGGATAAAGACGATCAAGATGTACTGCCAGAGGATGCAGGAGGAGAACATCACCCGGGCGCTGATCGTGGTGCAGCAAGGCATGACCCCATCGGCCAAGCAG TCCCTGGTAGACATGGCTCCCAAATACATCCTGGAGCAGTTCCTGCAGCAAGAGCTTCTGATCAACATCACAGAACACGAG TTGGTCCCGGAGCACGTGGTCATGACAAAGGAAGAAGTAACCGAGCTACTGGCCCGATA TAAGCTGAGAGAGAACCAGCTCCCGAGGATACAGGCCGGGGATCCCGTGGCACGGTACTTCGGAATAAAGCGTGGTCAG GTAGTGAAGATCATAAGACCGAGTGAGACTGCGGGCCGCTACATCACCTACAGACTGGTGCAGTAA